From the Triticum urartu cultivar G1812 chromosome 4, Tu2.1, whole genome shotgun sequence genome, the window accacaacggtggcccgaaccagtataaaccctgtgtctcttgtgctgttctttccatagtttagatctcagcgaggcggaggggtgcaggtaggtagaaggcgaaatctccgcgcgcaccccagtgttcgaacctcaagggtctgccggaacccgaaatccgacacagGTAACTGCTAAACACATGTGACGGAAGATTCGTGTTCATGAAACCTGACAACCTCCCAAGAAACAAATGCTACATGTTCAGAAAAATGGAATCTTCTGTTAGATGTGGCAAGAAGGCACGCTAGGTTGAAAATGAACAGAAACCTAACACAAAATTCTAACTCACCATGGCCCTTGAACTTGTATCCTTATTTCTTTTGAACTGCAACATTTTTGTGCAGGGGTCCGGCGAGCTCGCCATGGCGTCCACCACACGCAGAGGAAGATGAAGTGAGATCACATCCCCATGTGGAAATGCACCCCAAAAACAACACAAAGATCACATACATCATTCTGAACTCCGACCTTTTTTCTGCACATCATGTGATATTCTTCCCTTCCTGATAGTGGCCTTCTTCATTCCTATATTCACACGGGTAGCGAGCACCAGCAGCACATAGGTCTCTGCAGACACAATCCTTAAACATAGGCAAACAAGAATCCGCCACAAGCATTCAGGAAGATAttctttgtttatttttttgGTCAAACTTGTGTCATGAACAAGCATTCTAAACAGGAGTGAGTGACAAGCATTCAGGAAGTGCATAAGTGTCAGATGCATAAGCTTCAAGCTTCGAGTCTCTATCCGATGTATAGTCCATTCGAGAAGAGAAGTGAAAAGCCCAACAACAATACTAGAATGACAACTGCCATTGGAGTTAGTCTGTCAATTCTTCATGTGGGCCCTAGTTCTGTTCTCACCTTGTTGTATGAGATCGCATCACAAGGAATTGCATCCGAGCTCCTGGCATTTCTACAATTTTCGATCAATGAACACAATTGGCCTGCTAATAGTCAACAGATTGGACTGCAGCCATACTTACTACAGAAGAAAATGGAGGTTTCGCAAAATCTACAGGGAACAGTCACCTTTTTGTGAAGAACATCAATGACATCCAGAGCACGATGCCTGCGGGGCTTCACCAACGAACATCAGGATGGCGCGACGGTGGTTGGAGAAGAAGTTCGAGCAGAGGAGGGGAAACCGTCCATGGTGAGTCAGAGGTGTGCAAACGAGGAACAGCGCTGGCCCAGCGCGGGATCATGGGTGGAAGGCGGGGACAGTGGCTAGCGGGGTGGATGGCGCTGGTGCCGTAGCCTGGCGGGGTTAATGGCGGCTGGCGGCGCACTGGATCGGGTGGATCCAGCAGGGACGCACATTGACGTTGCCGGCAACGGGGATGCGGGAGGAGGTCGTCGACGGGGTTGCGGAGGAGGCCGCCGGCGGGGTTGCGGGAGGAAGCTCATGGTGGCGGCAGGTCTGCAGGATGAACCTCGCGGCGGTGGTGGGGTCTGCGGGAGAAGGCCCGCGGCGGCGGAAGGTTCTGCGGGAGGAGGCACGCGGCAGCGGCGGGGTCTGCGGGAGGAGGCCCGCGGTGGCGGCGGGTTCTGCGggaggaggcaggcggcggcgggggggtCTGCGGGAGGAGGCccgcggcggcgggcggcaggTCTGCCGGAGCAGGCCAATGGCGGCGCTGGTGTTCCGGAGATGGGAGGAATCGAGAGATTGAAGACGACTAGGAAGGTCGTGGGTAGATTATGCGTCGGTCCAGGATGTGACAGTGGGCGGTCGGGTTGCTCTGTTTTTTGCTTTCACGGATCAGGAAAGTCCCATCGGGCTCTATATAAGGTTGATTGTGATCCAAATAATTATTCTGATCCCAGGATCAGAATAGTGTTACTATAATTTTCCAAAGTCAACACTCTTTTTAAAAATGTCAGATATCTGAGAATTATCAAAGGACTTAGAAGATGCACATTTCTTATCACATGACGTACACCATAGAAGATTGCAATGGGCCTTCAGTTTAATATTTTTTATTCAACGGGTGTTTTTCCTTTTTGCAGGTAAGCAGCTGTGGTTATTGCCAAGAACTGATTGAACCTATCGTTTTGGATCGTGTGCTGTAGGAGTGCCATTGTTTCACTATATGTTAAGGATACAAATCTATCCACCATTACCTTCTCGAGTTTTCCAAATCTCAAACTAGTCGGGCTAACACGTCTCCAGGCTCCGGCCTTCAGATTAGCCATCCTATCATAAGGCTTCAGCATCGCACCATGGTTGTAGAACAGCCACCGCTCTTCTTCCATGAACTTCTGCCAGGCAGAAAACTTGAATAACAAACAGTGTTCATGCACATTCTCAGTGAGATTGATTTAGTAATTAAGATGCAACTAAagagtactccctccgtcccaaaatataagaacgtttctAACACTAGCAtagtgtcaaaaacattcttatattctGGGACAGAGGAAGTAAAAGAAACAAACAGATTGCCACAAAGTCATTGCCAAGTCCCAAGCCCCCTCTTGGGTGATAGACAAATGAAGTATAAAACAAGCACAACAGCAGGTTTACATCCGGTTGCAGAACAGCCACCACTCTTCTTCCATGAACTTCTGCCAGGCAGAAAACTTGAATAACAAACAGTGTTCATGCACATTCTCAGCGAGATTGATGGAAAGTAATTAAGATGCAACTAAAGAGTAAAAGAAACAAACGAATTGCCACAAAGTCATTGCCAAGTCCCAAGCCCCCTCTTGGGTGATAGACAAATGAAGTCTAAAACAAGCACAACAGCAGGTTCATCTTACAGTCTTGAGCAAAGATAAGATACTGGATTTCTTAGATACCACAATTATAAAGTAGTCTTTAGCCTAGAGGACTCGGCTTTTGAAGGAATGGCTCCGGCCGCACGTAACTGAACCCCACGAAGTTGCTATCTGCAGCAACAGGGCTGGCCACGGGAGAGTCCAGCACCGGCATACTCGTCCAGCACTCGTCAAAGTTTGCAATGCAGGTCTGCCCAGCAACATTTGGGCAGAAGCTTGGCTTGATCTGTCGAGCCTCTAGTTTCTTCCAGTTCACTGCCTTGAACCACTTGTGGTTCTTTATTTCGTCACTGCCGCCCGGTCCACTTCCAAGTCGCCTGCCAGCTTCTTTGTGCAGTAACTGAAAAAAAAAACCGTGTTGAGATAGTAAGGCCAAATTAGCACCAAGGCATCCAGATTTAACTTCCAACTAACAAGGCATCAGTCATATGTCCGACAAGAGACATCCAGGGATCAGGGTTCACTACAAGCAATAAGGTgcgattttatttatctaggaccAAGGCAACTTATCTTACCATATTTTTAGTTTGATTACCATATTTTAGTTTGATCACAAACTCAAACTGGGTTGACATTGAAAACAAGCAAAGGTCGATTGCGCAAGGTCAAGGTGAACGCAGCGAACTTACCCCTTTCAGCAGAGAGTGAACCTCACTAGACAAATACGTCGGAAGCTTCATCTTCTCCTTCACTATCTTCTGCTGAATCTTGTCCCTGTTTCCACCAAAAAATGGGGGCTGCAACATATAGAAAAATAAGAATGTGCAAAGAAAAATATATCAGGCGGATAATTCATCTGAAATGCAGATATTTCTAATCAGAAGATTTCCCCTCAAACAACCAACCTTGCCCGTAAGCATTTCGAAAAGAAGGATCCCCACACTCCACCAGTCTGCAGCTTTATCATGACCTCTGCCCTGAACAATTTCTGGGGCCATATACTCCACAGTGCCGCACATTGAATTTGACCTAGTGTTCTCATCAAACTCCTTTGCCAGGCCAAAATCAGTTAGCATGGCCTACAATGGAAGACACACGTCAAGAAATTTCCCCTCTGGCGATCATAACATATAGACAGAAAAAGTGACATATGAAGGATCCTTACATGGCCATGAGCGTCCAATAAGATGTTCTCAGGCTTCAGATCTCTATGCATAATCCCATTGGCATGAAGGTGGGCTACAGCAGATACAATTTCAGCAGTATAGATGCGTGCAAGCTCCTCCCTACCACATACGTAGAAGCTTGATAAAAAGGTTGTCACATCTGGATAGGTGTAAAGGGAAGACTGCAGAATTAAATTAAATTACCTAAACAAGCCTTGTTGGTAAAGCTGAAAGAAGAGATGGCCCCCATTTACAAAGTCCAAGACTAGATAAAGTCGGTACTTAGTCTGCAAGTAAGTTTTGGTTTTAGCACTGGCAGATGCAAAACACTACAGATAAAATATAGCTTGAAAAAAACAGTGCACACACAGAAATGGTGCACGGCCTACCTGAAAGGAGTACCGCAGCTGCACCACAAAAGGATGATCAACTTTTGTCAGTATATCTCTCTCTGCTTTCATGTACTCAGCATGGTTCTTCTCCAAAATCTTGTCTTTCCTCATGACTTTCATTGCATAGATATCTGAAGTACACTTCCTTCTCACCTGATAGACTTTGCCAAATGCCCCTTGGCCAACAAGCTTCAAGAGTTCAAAGTCATCGAGTCCAACAGCCTCATTCTCCTTTGTTGTATCATTGAGCTCTTCATCACTAAGACTCCCCTGGCCACTTTTCTTTTCTTTAGAAAGACACTCTAGCAGATCTAATGAGCTCTCGGACTCATGTAGAGTAAGCTTACTAAGTGGCAAGGATTGGCTAACAAGTGAAGTTGGGCCAACAAGAGAATGAGATCGCTTGGTAATGACTACAGGGTCATTGTAAACCTCCTCATTCGACTCGGCCAAAGGTGCAGGGCTGCCTGGAGTGAGAATGCTTACTTCTGTGGGGGTCTGGACCGCCGTAGCACCAAAAACATCGTTAAAATCAAACTCAACATTTTCAGGAAGGACAACATCTGGAGGCCCTTTTGGCAGAAGTATCATCCCTGTAAAGAGCTTGGGGCGTTGTGTATGGGTTGTTGTAACTGAAGGTATCTCAGAGGAAACCATCTTCAGGAACCAAGATTCAACACTTTGAGAATCTTGATGAAAGCTAGCGGTAGCTGCACGGCTTCCCACTACCAATTCTCAGAAATATAGAATGAACACCTTATGGGGCAGCTCTGTCTAAGGGAGGCTCCTTCCACAAATACCCAAGACAACAGAAGATGCAGGGCTGCGAACAATGGCCTTGAACAAGTGGAAGTTCACGGAGACAACAGGAAATCCAAGGAATCCCGGGTGAAGGCAGGGTGGGAAGCTTCCGTTGTTTCCCGACGAACAGGAAACTCTGGATGCCACTGTTCTTCCTGAATACATGAGATCAACTTGTCTATGGGCTGCACGCAGAAGGATATTATTATAGTTAATTCAACAATTTCACAAATAAGGAAGCTTGTACTAAGAAGAACATCATACTAGCATGCCTATTAAGAAGAACATTGGGATTATTCATCAGAGTATAAAACCATGTGCTGATCTGCAAACTGAATCGGTAGGGCACCGTGTTATCTTCAGCAGAGACTAAACGTAAAGACAGTTAAAGCGTGTTCTAAAAGTAATTTGCTACCTTAGTTAGAAAAAAGGGTTTTCCAATCAGAGGAACAACAGCATTCCAAATTTAGCCCCAAAAGTCATGAGACCCACCCAACCAGGATACGTCTCTACCTCGAAATAACCCCGATTGATGAAACGTCCATCCTATGCCCGATCTAGTGCCTATCCAAACACGAAGCCTGACTAAAATTGGCATTCCTATCTGCCAAGAATGGGGACGCATGTCAAAATAAACCCAGACAAAAAAAGAACGGGAAGCAAACTTATTGGAGAGCTCACAAATTTACTGCGTATCCACACCTCTCGCAGctaacacctaaattaaccctaCAAAGCCATACTTTTTTAACATAATATACGCACCGAATTTACACTCAGAAGGACACAATTACCATGGGAGTTCAAGGCATCAGCTAAATCCCCAAATCGACCACTAGCCCCTGCCCCCTATGAGCGCCACAGATCCAAAGAACGGAATCCTGTGCAGATCTAACGGACCCACGAATCCGCGCCCAGGCACCAACGCAATTGGGCGCCGCGAAACCCGCAGCGCTCACCGGTCCGAAGAGCAATCGCAAAACCTTAACTGCACCCGAAATAATCGAAAAAAGACGCGTGCTCGAGACGGACGAACGTCCCGGCGAGGAGAAAATAGAAGGAAACGGAGGAGAGGAGGGCTGGAGAGACCACGGCGACGAACCTTTGCGGAGGGTGAGGGGGGCGGCTGGAAGCGGCGGCGTGTGCACGGCGATCCCctgcggcggggcggcgagggggcTCCTATTATAGAATAGGGGCGTGGTGTGCGGGGCTCCGGTAACCGTaaggggacgcgtggcgggcTCACATTGGTGGACTCCGTAACGGGATCGAGGGGGGCTCGCGATGCGGGTTGGCTTCTGGCGAATATGCTGCGCCGCCGAGATGGGCCGCCAGTTGGGCCACCTGGGGCCCACTGTCATGGTCACGGGGGGAAGGGAGAGGCTGGTGGTTGTCAATCCGCTCTGTCCTCGCGCAAAACGCGAGGGGTTATCTTGGTTTGGCGCCAAGGTTGCTTCTAGTTTTTGGTTTGGTTTCCCTCCTGCGAAAGGGATAGAGAGAGATAGAGCTCTGCCGTGTGCATTACTGTAAGCCAAGCCAAAGTTTTtcgtttttgttttttttctgcggGTCAAGCCAAAGGGAGCGTGTTAGAGAGGTTGTGTAAAGAATCTTGTTTTTATGGATCGGTTTGTTCTCTGAACCACACGCCTtatctcttttttctttttgcgGATGACGTCTTATCTCTTTTTGATTAGTTTGAAACTTTGAATTGCTTACCATGTGTCTTATCTCTATTTTTTTTTAAAAGAATGCCATCATGACTTATTTTATGGGTCCCGATAACTGTCACACGTGTGGTATATCAGGTAGTTGTGCCACACGCCTCGTGTGGCATGTATAGCAACCAGCCCACACACCTACGTGTGGGCAAAACAACTAATGCCCACACATATCTTTTTTTCTCTTCTGAACCCTCTCACACGCGTGCGTGTGGGCGAAGTTGATAACGCCCACACGCCCGTATGTCAGGCCTCGTACCCTTCTGGTCCCGCACGCGACGCGTGACGCCTACCACGCGTCCGCAGTTGCCATGGTCCAGACCCTCGTCCATGTTCATTTATctgcagttgccatgtcgctGAACTACGGTTGCCATGTCGGACAACTGCAGTTACcatggttgctcaactgcagttgccatgtatggtctgaTCTAATGTAGTTGCCATGATTTCATAACTTTAGGAGTTGCCACATACTAACACTAGACAGTTGAGAGAGTTGTCATGTGCTCACAAGCAcactagggcagttgccatgtaaaaAGGAAGAGTTGTCATCTGCTTACGTGCACGTTAGGGCAGTTGGCATGTACGTGCACGTtggggcagttgccatgtaccatgcaaaaacacatggcaactcggTAAAAGacagttgccatctgcttacatGCACATTAGGCAGTTGTCGTGTACCCTGCAAAAAAACATGGCAACTCGAATAAAAAAAGAGAGTTGTCACCTGCTTATAAAGCACACTAGAGGCAGTTGCCATGTGCGctgcaaaaacacatggcaactagCAGCTTACATGTGGGAGAGGAGACGGGCGTGTGGGCGAGATGGCACATGCCCACACACTAGCCCTTGTGCGTGACTGAAAATTGGTGTGTGGGTGAACTGCTAAACGCCCACACATCGGCTTCTCCGTGTGGTAAAACGGATGTGTGGGCGAACTATGTCACACACCACACACACGCCTTGTCCTACGTGCCACAGAAAATCAGCCAGATTGTGTCAAGATTCGTGCATATAGTATTGTACGGTGATGGATGCGTGTGGTCGAGATGGtcaacgcccacacgtgtgggcgttaacatTTTCGTATTTTATTGACAGTTTTGCTAAGCCTCGGTCGACTGAGACTTAGTTATGTCTCAGTCGATGCTATATTTGTTCGATCTTGTGTGGAGATTCGTGCAacttttttttagttttttttcttaCTTATATATCATGTTACTTGACTGAGACTTGGTT encodes:
- the LOC125551821 gene encoding serine/threonine-protein kinase AtPK2/AtPK19-like, giving the protein MVSSEIPSVTTTHTQRPKLFTGMILLPKGPPDVVLPENVEFDFNDVFGATAVQTPTEVSILTPGSPAPLAESNEEVYNDPVVITKRSHSLVGPTSLVSQSLPLSKLTLHESESSLDLLECLSKEKKSGQGSLSDEELNDTTKENEAVGLDDFELLKLVGQGAFGKVYQVRRKCTSDIYAMKVMRKDKILEKNHAEYMKAERDILTKVDHPFVVQLRYSFQTKYRLYLVLDFVNGGHLFFQLYQQGLFREELARIYTAEIVSAVAHLHANGIMHRDLKPENILLDAHGHAMLTDFGLAKEFDENTRSNSMCGTVEYMAPEIVQGRGHDKAADWWSVGILLFEMLTGKPPFFGGNRDKIQQKIVKEKMKLPTYLSSEVHSLLKGLLHKEAGRRLGSGPGGSDEIKNHKWFKAVNWKKLEARQIKPSFCPNVAGQTCIANFDECWTSMPVLDSPVASPVAADSNFVGFSYVRPEPFLQKPSPLG